In Streptomyces sp. ML-6, the genomic stretch TGGATCACCAGGGTCGGAACCCGGAGCTCCCGGAGCGCGGATGCGCGTGAACCGCTGAGGATCATCGCCCCGAGCTGACGCCCGGCTCCGGCCGGGCAGTACGCGCGGTCGTAGCTCTGGGCGGCCAGCTCACGAAGGGCCGCAGGATCGCCGTAGCGCCTGGAGGCCCAGACCAGGTCCTGCTCCGCCGCCGCGACGTACCCCTCGCGGTCCGTCGGCTTCGGACCGGAGATCACCGCCCGGGCCTCGGGGCTGGACCGGCCGTACTCGGGTTCGCCGGTCGTGGACATCATCGACGTCAGGGTCAGCACCTGGTCCGGCCGGGCGATGGCCATCAGCTGCGCGAGCATGCCGCCCATCGAGGACCCGACCACATGGGCCCGCTCGATCCCGAGCGCCGTGAGCAGGCCGAGACCGTCGTCGGCCATGTCCTGGAGCGTGTAGGGAACCATCGCGAGGGCGGCCGGAACGTCTCCCGAGCTCACGGCGGCGATGAGTTGGCCCGTCTCGACGGGATGACCGTCGAACTTGGTGGAGAGCCCGCAGGCGCGGTTGTCGTACCGGATCACGTAGCGGCCACGCCCGGCGAGCGCGCAGCAGAAGTCCTTGTGCCAGGCGATCATTTGGGCGCCGGAACCCGCCACGAGCAGGACGGGCGGATCGGCGGGGTCACCGAAGGTCTCGTATGCGATGGACACCTCGGGCGAGACTTCAACAATCGGCATGCCCGCAGTTTCCCCGCATCCGCTGCCGGGACACATCCGGATTGCCGCCCGTGCCCGCCCCGGGACGATCACCGCGACCCGGGGCGGGCACGGGCAGGGGCCGGATCAGCCCTGCCGTGCGTACGAGACGAAGGCCGCCCAGGCGTCGGGCGCGACATCGAGGTGCGGTCCCGGGACGTTCTTGGAGTCACGGACGTGGACGGCGGTGGGGCAGGTCGCGACCTCGATGTACTCGCCGCCCTCGCCGTCGCTGTAGCTGCTCTTGAACCAGTGGCGCCGCTGGGCGAACAGGGCGCGTGCGTAGCCCTCGGTCTGGAGCAGGCCGGGGCTCGCCTGGTTGCTGTAGTAGTGCAGCGCCACCGCGCCCGACTCCATTTGGGCGAAGTCGCGGAACCAGCCCGGGTGCCGGGTCCACGCCTTCGCCAGGGCTTCTCGAGCGTGCGCAGTATGGATCCGGGCCGGTGATAGTCGTCGTCGGAATTCCACTCGTCGCGAACCCGCTCCCTCCCTGCGTCCGGCCCTTCCGGGTGGTCGAGCAGTTGCAGGATTTCCGCGTTGTCGTGGCGGGTGATTCCCATCCAGAAGCCCACTGTCAGCCCCTTCGACGTAGAGGCGTCGAGTCGGCAACCGTCGCGGCTCCTGTGCGCGCCACGGACTCACCTGCCTGTTCCGTCTACCGGGCGCCATTCACGTAGTCGTTGATCTGCCGCAGGCGTTGCCAGGCGGTGGCGGGGTCGGTGCCGTCGCCGAGCGTGTAGTGCAGGGCAGGCCGGGTGGCCGGACCGAGTCGAGAGGGCGCGGCGTCGCAGAGGGCCCTGCGGGCGTGGTCGAGCCCGAGTTCGGTGACGGCGTCGGGGCCGAGGGTGAAGGTGAGGGGGACCGGGGGCGGCTCGTGGTGGGCGGGGACGGCCAGGTCGGCGCGTGCGGTGCGCAGTTGGCCGATCATGGTGGCGAGGTTGTGCCGGGCGGACAGTGCCTCGGCCAGCTCGGCGAGGGTGTCCGCTGCGGCATCGGCGTCGTGGCCGATGAGCAGCGTGATGTGCTCCTCGACACCGGCCTCGGTGTGGACCGTGCGCGTGGTGGCGATCGCGGGGCGGTCGGGGGCGCCGACGGCTACGGTCCAGGTGGGCAGGGACCGTTGAGCGCGGGTGCGGGACAGGTCGGTGAGCTGGCGGGGTGACCACGGCACGTTGACGGGTTCGGCGGTGGACCATCCGGCGGGCGGGGCTCCGGTGAGTGTGCGCCAGGCCTGCTCCAGGGCGCCGCCCAGGAGGAGGTGTTCGTCGGCGGGGTGGACCGTACGGATGGAGAGCAGCAACTGCTGTTCGCCTTCGGTGCCGGGTCGGGGCCGGAAGGTGTCCGCGATCTGGGGGCTGTCCCCGACGGCAGGCGCGAATCGCTCGCCGTTCCAGTGCAATACGGCTCCGGAGAGGCCGTCGTAGTAGCCGCACTCGGGATCGTGTACGACCCAGCGGGAGGGCAGCCCGTCCAGCAGTGTGCGGGCGGGGAAGGTGAGCCGGGTGCCGGGCGGGGTGACGATCTGCAGCTCGCGCCCGGTGCGGGCCGCGTTGCTTACGATGTCGGTCAGCCAGGTCGTGGCGGCGATCACGGGGCGGCCCTGGATGACGACGGCGGCCTCGTCGGTGAGCAGGTCGACGCCCATGGGGGTCGCCTCCACGACGGCGTCGGCGAGACCGGTCACGACATCGGTGTGCCCGGCCTCGGGCGGCCAGACGGTGCCCCCGTGCACGGCGTTCAGCCGCCCGGCGACGGAACCGGCCAGCCGTGCGGCCCCCTCCACCGTGCTGGTCGCCCGTGCCTCGGTCCACCACACGGGCGACTCCGCGCGCACGTCGGGCCCGAGCAACCGCGCCACCTCGCCCGGCACCTGGACGTACCGGGGCGCCTCGACCGACACCAACGCCTGCCCGCCGGCTGTGCACAACTGAACGACGGACCCACCGCCCGCCTCCCCCACCCGCAGATCCGGTCCGCCGGCGTGCAGCCCGGCCAACAGCGTCCTGGTGTCCGGCATCTGCGGGGTGAGGGCTATGACGTCCTGGGTCATGTGCTGCTCCTGAAGTGCCGGAATGCGTCATCCCTCTTCGCTGGCTTGAGATGCCAAACGCAGCGTGAGTTCTGCACTGGCGAGCATCCTCGTGACCTCGATGGGAAGATTTTTGAACTCGGCCATCACGACATCTGCAGGGTCGAGTTTGCGATTCTCCCCATCGCGATCTTCCGCTTCGATGACATAGCGATAACCGCGAGCTGTAGTTGAGTCATCGACTACTGTCCAGCGGGCGCCGTGTTTTTGGATCAGGAAATCTGACACATATGACATCAGGTCACTGTGCAGTGTTGCCCAGTCCGATTGGTCGAACTGGTCGAGAGGGAGGCGTGACACGTAATTCTGCAGGGCTGGAATCAGACTCAGTGGATCCCTGGTGTACGTGGTTGGAGGAACTCCTAGCATGTCAGCGACATCGATGACCGTCTGGCGTCCCTCTTCGGACCATCGCTCGAGATCAGGTTCCGGAGTACCCGCCCTTACCATTTCTGACACCTTCCGCTGTAACTGGCACCTATTTGGGGGCAGGGCCGTATTCGACAAAAATGATGCGCGCCTGGATGAGATAATTCCGGAGAGCCTCGGATGGAGGTGCATCCATGAATACCCACCGCGGGTCATAACCCGGGTTCATCCGTCGCAGTGTGAGATCTTTATTGATTTGCTCTATCATGCCCTTCAGAGGCACTGCGCCCTTTACTCTCTGGCTCGTTCCATCAGAGAGTCTAACGGTTCGGAACTCCAGATAGTGCTTGATTTCAACGGCCAAAGTGCGGCCATCCGGCAAATCCACGGGCACGTCTACTTTACGGCCACGCGGGGCCTCTACAGGATAGTAGGGGTGATCATGGGTCGGAACGGGGTAGTGCCGCTCGGGACCGCCACCGAACATCTCTCGGCCTATCTCTTCCGCCATGGTGAAGCGGTGGCGCCATCCGCGCAGGGCACGCAGCTGGCGCAGAGACAGCTGAGCCTCCCCGGGAGGCAGGGCCGGGCGCGTGAAGTCGGGCTCGCCGACTGCTTCGCCGCCACCGTGTTGCCCCACATCGTGGGACGCTCGCGCTGAATCGGCGACAGCCGGTTCTCCGTCTTGCTCATCCGGTTCATGCGTGTCTTCGCGAGCATTGTCATGCTCGTGCGCCGACTCGTGACGGCTGCTCGCATCAGCTTCGCCTGATCCGTCAGTGCTGTCCGAGCCGCGCCCGGCCCGGCCTTCTGCGTGCGTGTCCCCGGAGTGAGCCTCGTGACTCTGAGTCGGTCCCCTGTCGGGTGAGGCAGCCCCGCCCGCACCGTGCGTGGCTGCGGTTCCGCCGTCCGGGACATCACGCTCGCCCCCACCACGCGTGTCGCCGCTGGCTCCTGCCGAGCTGTTCTCCGCCGTGCGGGCGCCGCCTTCGCCTGTCCGGGCACCCGCACCAACCAGCTCGCGGTCGTTGAGTTCGGCGCCAACTGTCCGTTCGCCTGCTGCGGGCTCACGCGGCACCGGGGCGGTGGTGGGTGTGCCGTCCCGGTTGAGCGGGATGAAGTTGCCGTCCCTGTCGATCCGGTAGCGGCGGTCGAGGTCGAGGGTGCTGTCGGGGAACCGGGACTTCGGCAGTTGGAGGTGGTCGCTGACGTTGGCCAGGACCTGGGAGACCTTGGGCAGGTCCGAAAGCGCCTTGGCGGCCCTGAACGTGCCGGAGAGCGGGTCGAGGGCGTCGCCGATCTTCGCCATGCTGCCGGCCGCCTTCGCGAGCGTGCCGCCCTTGCCGAGCCTGGACGCGACGGCGAGGGGGCCGGCGGCGAGGGTGAGCAGGTTGAAGGAGACCGTGGCGTGGGCGCGGGCCGGGTCCTCCTCCTGCATGTCGTACGCGATGAACTGCTTGCCGAACTCCTTCGCGTACGCCTTGCTGTCACGCTGCCAGTCGGAGAGGTGCTCGCCCTGCCCGAACAGGTCCATGCCGTAGGCGTAGCCGCCGACGGCGGTGCGGCGCAGACCGTCCCAGGCCTGGTCGCGGGCCTTGCCGCCGTGGAAGCCGATCAGGGTGCCCAGGCCGTCGATGCCGCCCCAGATGCTGTCCTTGACCAAGCCGTCCCACGCCCAGCTCTTGGCCCCGTGCGCCCACCACTCCAGGCTCCAGCGTTCGTAGGTGCGCCCCTCCGGGCTGCCCCACGGCAGGTCCTTCATCCCCTTGAGCGCGCCTGCCTTCTGGCCGTACATGCCGAGCCCGTGGGTGCCGTCGTCCACGATCCACGCTGGGCGGCAGACACCCGGGCTGAGTGCGTTGATCTTGTTGGCCGCGTTGCGTTCGGCTTCCTGGAAGCCCGCGCGCGCCGCCTCCACACCGTCCATCAACGCCTGGTGCGCGTCGGTCTTCTTCTCGTCCTCGGTCCAGTCGTCATCGCCCCGGACAGTGGCGACGAAATCGATCGCGTCCAGCTTCAGTTGTTTGAGCCGGTCGGCGTGCGGCTTGGCCTCGACGATGAACGTGTCCAGGGCGTCGGCCAGCGCTTCGATGTCCCCGGCGAACTCCTCGGCCGTGTCCATGACCGGCCGGGTCGACGAGAACAGCTGCTCCGCCTCCGGGGCCTTGTAGTACGCGGCCGTCGCCTGGAAGCGGGCATGGACGTCCTTCCCGCCGCTCCGGATGCCCGTGGCGTGCGCAGACCGGACACGGCCTTCTCCAACTGGCCGAAGTCGCCCGTGTACTGGGGTATCCCGCCCGGCTTGATCACGGCCGCTGCTCCCCGCCCCGGCGGCCGGGTTTCTCCCCGACGGCTCTGATCTCGGCAGGGGTCGGGGCCTTCGCCGCCTCGCGCTGGGCCCGGGCGGCCATGGCCAGGTCGCCCTCGATGTACTCGGTGGTGGCCTCGACCGTGCCGTCCATCGACTTCTTCGTACGGGCGGTCATGAACCTGATCTGCTTCTGGGTGTCGGCGATGAAGTTCACCACCGCGGCGCCCACCGGCCCCGCCGGTGCCTCGCCGCAGTACGGGCCGCTGATCGTCCCCGCCCACAGTGCGGCGTCCTCCACGCTCTCGCCGTAACCCTTGACGCCCTTGCTCAGGTCCTCGGCGGCCAGTCCCACCAACGACAGAATGGATTCCACCCCGCTGGGCCTGATGTCCCACCCCGTCACGCCAACCCCCTGCGTCCCCCGGCCGATACGTTTCGTCAACTGCGCCCGGCAGCACGCACGCCACCGGCGACAGGATCTTCATCCGTATCAAGGGGATCGTCGCAGTTGCAACGCATTTCAAGCCGAATGTGTGTTGCGGTGGATGCGCGGTGTCATTTGGCCGGGGTGGTGGGGTGAGCTTTGTGGGGGCGGGTGGCCGGTGGTGTTTGCGGTCGGGAAAGAGATGTCGCGCTGTGCGCTATCGCTTCGCCGAGCCCGCCCGGGCCGACCGGATCACGCCCGCGGCGGCGATCAGGAAGCCGACGCCCATCAGCATGCACAGCGACCAGGCGATGGACGGCAGCGGGCGGGTGCCGAGGAACAGAGGGGCCACCGTGACCAGTGTGGACAGTGCGCCGATGAAGAAGACGATCGCGCCGATCCGGACCAGCCGGTCGCCCGCGCCAGAAGGTGTAGTACTCACCCCGCCAGGGTAGTTCCCGAGGGCGGCGAACCACCCCGGGGCCACCGGCGCGCGAAGCAGGCGCCGTTTCCGGACAGCAGTCCGGATGACCAGGCTTGACGAGGGGTGCTCCTCCTGTGGAGGCTGCTGCCAGCAGGGGAGCACCACCACTGGATAGCCTGACCTGCTGAGGCTTGTTCCGGCACACGGGTTGAGATGGGGTGCGTGCTTTGCCGACTGGCAAGGTCAAGTGGTTCAACAGCGAGAAGGGCTTCGGCTTCCTCTCCCGCGACGACGGCGGCGACGTCTTCGTGCACTCCTCCGTGCTGCCCGACGGTGTCGATGCCCTCAAGCCGGGCCAGCGCGTCGAATTCGGCGTCGTCGCGGGCCAGCGCGGGGACCAGGCGCTCTCGGTGGCGGTCCTGGACCCGACCCCGTCCGTCGCGGCCGCGCAGCGCCGCAAGCCGGACGAGCTCGCGTCCATCGTGCAGGACCTGACCACCCTGCTGGAGAACATCACGCCGATGCTGGAGCGCGGCCGCTACCCCGACAAGGCGGCGGGCAAGAAGATCGGCGGCCTGCTGCGTGCGGTCGCCGACCAGCTCGACGTCTGACCAGTTCGGCGTCCGACCGGCTCGACGTCTGAGCGGCGGTCGGCGACGGCCGCCCGGCGGCCGGATGTCGGACGGCCGGGTGTCAGACGAACGACAGCGCGTCCGGGCCGAGGGGCGGTACCAGCCCCTCGGCCGCCGCGCGGGTCAGCAGGCCGCGGATCGCCGCGTAGCCGTCCTCGCCGAGGTCGGCCGTGAACTCGTTGACGTACAGCCCGATGTGCTGGTCCGCCACGGCCGGGTCCATCTCCTGGGCGTGCTCCAGCACGTAGGGCCGGGACGCCTCCGGGTCGTCCCAGGCCGCCCGTACCGAGGCGCGCACCGAGTCGGCGAGCAGCTTCAGGGTGGCGGCGCCCAGCGACCGCTTGGCGATGATCGCGCCGAGCGGGATCGGCAGACCGGTCGTGTCCTCCCAGTGCCGGCCCATGTCCGCGAGGCTGTGCAGCCCGTAGTTCCGGTACGTGAAGCGGGCCTCGTGGATGACGAGACCGGCGTCCACCTTCCCGTCGCGCACGGCGGGCATGATCTCGTCGAACGGCATCACGACGATCTCGCCGACCCCGCCCGGCACCTTCTCCGCGGCCCACAGCCGGAACAGCAGGTACGCGGTGGAGCGCTCGCTCGGCACGGCGACGGTCTTCCCCGTCAGGTCGCCGTCCGCGCCCTCCCGGGTGAGGACGAGCGGCCCGCAGCCCCGGCCGAGCGCCCCGCCGCACGGCAGCAGCGCGTACTCGTCGAGCACCCAGGGCAGCACCGCGTACGAGACCTTGAGGACGTCGAGCTCGCCGCGCTCGGCCATCCCGTTGGTGAGGTCGATGTCCGCGAAGGTGACGTCGAGGGCGGGCGCGCCGGGGACCCTGCCGTGGGCCCAGGCGTCGAAGACGAAGGTGTCGTTGGGGCAGGGCGAGAAGGCGATCCGCAGCGGGTCAGGAATCGTTTCGGTCATGGTGGATCCAACCTTCCAGTACGGGTGCGATCTTCCCGAACGCGTCGGTGAGCGCGGTCAGCGCGTCGCCGATGCGCCAGGCGTCCCGGTCGCGCGGGCCGACGGCGTTCGAGACGGCCCTGATCTCCAGGACGGGCACGCCGGCCATTTCGGCGGCCTCCGCGACCCCGAAGCCCTCCATGGCCTCGGCGGCGGCCCCCGGATGCGCGGCGAGCAGGGCGGCGGCGCGTTCGGCGCTGCCGGTCACGGTGGAGACGGTGAGGATCTCGCCGGTGACCGCACCGGTGGCGGCGGCCACGGCCCGTACCAGCGACCGGGGCGGGAAGTGCAGGACCCGGCCGAAGCCGAGCCCGGTGACGGGCACGAAGCCCTCCGGGGTCTCGGCGCCCAGGTCGGCCGCGCCGATGCGGTCGGCCACGACGAGGGAGCCGACCGGTGCGGCCCCGGCGAACCCGCCGCCGATGCCGGCCGAGATCACCAGGTCGTAGCGGCCCGGGGCCAGCCCGAAGGCGGCCGAGGCCGCCGCGGCGGCCGGTCCGGCGCCGCCCGCGAGGACGTCGAAGGGGCCCGCGCGATGGATCTCCGCGCCCCGGACGTGGCACACCGATGCCCCGGACCGGTCCCCGAACGCGCGCGTGACCGCGTCCCGTTCTGCCGGGACAGCGGTCACGACGAGCACGTGCACGAAGGAGTCCTCCGAGGTCAGGAGGGGTTTATGGGGCGAGCGGCGGGAGGGCGGGCGGGGTGGGCCGTGCCGGGCACGGCCCGGGGTCAGGAGGTCTTCTTCAGCTCGAAGTGCCAGATGCCCGTGAGCTTCTTGCCCTTGGTCTCCACGATGCTGATCTGCGTCTTGTTCGCGGTCTCGCCGGTCTGGCTGGAGAAGAAGGCGCTGCCCGGGATCGACCGGTAGGTCTTCTTGTACGGCTCCTGCTCGGCCTGCTGGCCGTTGATGAACAGGGTCCAGCCGTTCTCGGCGATCTCGGGGTCGACGCCGAAGCGGACCTTGTCGTCCATCGCGACCTCGACGGACTTCTCCGCCTTCTTGTTGAGGCAGCCCTTGACGTCGTCGGGCTTGAGGGCCTCGCCGTCGTTGTAGCAGGCGGCCTCGGCACTCACCGAGTTGCTGCCGACCGTCACGGTCGCGAGCGGCGTCGGCTTGTCGCATGCGGAGAGGACGAGGAGTCCCGCGGAAACGGCACCAAGAGCGACGCCGATTCGACGGCCCTTACCGGAGAAGAACGCAACGGTCATGAGCCGAAGGCTATCGGTCGCCCCGGCTCACGCCACGCGGGGGTGCGGCGAGCCGCGTCGTGCGGTGCTCAGCAGGCCCCGTACGGAGGTGGCGGCGCCGAGGGCGAGGATGCCCGCGGCGACCGACATGCCCAGTACGCCGTTGAGGGGGAGGGAGATGCCGATGCCGCCGCCGACCACCCAGGCCATCTGGAGCGCGGTCTCGGACCGGGCGAACGCGGAGGCGCGCACCTCCTCGGGGACGTCGCGCTGGATCATCGCGTCCAGCGACAGCTTCGACAGGGCCAAGGTGAAGCCCGCGGTGGCGCTGAGCGCGGCGACCATGACCGTGCCGAAGAACAGCGCGGCGAGCACCGCCATGCCCAGGGCCAGGGACAGCATCGCCACGACGATCACCTCGGGGCCGCGGCTGCGCAGCCAGGAGCCGACCACGGTGCCCAGGGCGTTCCCGGCCCCGGCCGCCACGCCCGCGATGCCGAGCGAGACGGCGGCGCTCTGCCCGGCGAGCGGGTGCTCGCGCAGCAGGAACGCCAGGAAGAAGATCAGGAAGCCGGAGAGCGCGCGGTGCGCGGCGTTGGCCTGGAGGCCGTGCAGCACGGACGGCCCCACGGACCGCAGCCCCGGCCGCCGCTCCCCGTTCCGCTCCCCCCGCTCACCGCGCCGCGCCCACCGGGAACGTTTCCCACCGGCCCCCTTCCCGCCGTTCCGTCCCGGGAGGCCCGGGGTGCTCAGGGAGACCGCCACCCCGTGCGGCGGCACCAGCCGGGCCTTCCGCTCGCCCTTCGCGGAGTCGACCTCGTGCGGCAGCGTGAAGGCGAGGACGGTCCCGCCGACGAAGACCGCGCACGCCCCGTACAGCGGCCAGGCGGGCCCGGCCATCTGGAGCCCCGCCCCGATCGGGGCGGCGACACCGGTGGCCAGGAGCCCGGCCAGGGTGACCCGGGAGTTGGCCTTCACGAGGGAGAAGCGCGGCGGCAGCAGGCGCGGCACGACGGCGCTGCGCACCACCCCGTACGCCTTCGAGCAGACCAGTACGCCCAGCGCGGCCGGATACAGCTCCAGGCCGCCGGTGGCGACCGCGCCCGACATGGTCAGCGCGAGCACCGCGCGGGTCAGCATCGAGGCCGCCATCGCGGCGCGGCGGCCGTGCGGCAGCCGGTCCAGGAGCGGGCCGATCACGGGGGCGAGGAGCACGAAGGGCGCCATGGTGATGGCGAGGTAGAGGGCGACCCGGCCGCGGGCCTCGTCCGTCGGTACCGCGAAGAACACCGTGGAGGCGAGCGCGACCGTGATCATCACGTCGCCCGCGCCGTTCACCGCGTGCAGTTCGATGAGTTTGCCGAGCCCGGACTCGCCCGCGCCGTGGGCGTGCGTCGCCTTCCGGATGCCCCGCGCGGTGCCGGTGAACGGCGCGTGGAGGGCATGACCGATCACCCGGCCCGTCCTGCGGAGCGGGCCCGGCCCCTCGTGCGACCTGGCGGCAGCCACCCCGTCATAGTGCCCCAGCCCCGGTGGCGGCGAACCGGCATCGGCGCGGGGCGCGGCGCACTCCGCCCTGTCGGGCCAGCGGCCCGTGCCGGTCGGGCGCGCCCGGCGCGACCCGGATCCACCGGCGGATCACGAATCCCCAAAGTTGCCCCGGGCCGCCCGGAGCCGCCTCCGGGCCTCCCCGGAACGGCCCGCGCACGGGGTGCGCCCCGGGGCGCGGCACGGGTCGTGACCCGGAGCACGGCGCAGGACGTGGCACGGAGCGCGGCATCGGACACGGCACCGGATACGACCTTGTTTGGGACGGCAGGTGGGCGGGGGGCGAGAGAGGGGGTAGCGTG encodes the following:
- a CDS encoding 1,4-dihydroxy-6-naphthoate synthase, whose translation is MTETIPDPLRIAFSPCPNDTFVFDAWAHGRVPGAPALDVTFADIDLTNGMAERGELDVLKVSYAVLPWVLDEYALLPCGGALGRGCGPLVLTREGADGDLTGKTVAVPSERSTAYLLFRLWAAEKVPGGVGEIVVMPFDEIMPAVRDGKVDAGLVIHEARFTYRNYGLHSLADMGRHWEDTTGLPIPLGAIIAKRSLGAATLKLLADSVRASVRAAWDDPEASRPYVLEHAQEMDPAVADQHIGLYVNEFTADLGEDGYAAIRGLLTRAAAEGLVPPLGPDALSFV
- a CDS encoding futalosine hydrolase — protein: MHVLVVTAVPAERDAVTRAFGDRSGASVCHVRGAEIHRAGPFDVLAGGAGPAAAAASAAFGLAPGRYDLVISAGIGGGFAGAAPVGSLVVADRIGAADLGAETPEGFVPVTGLGFGRVLHFPPRSLVRAVAAATGAVTGEILTVSTVTGSAERAAALLAAHPGAAAEAMEGFGVAEAAEMAGVPVLEIRAVSNAVGPRDRDAWRIGDALTALTDAFGKIAPVLEGWIHHDRNDS
- a CDS encoding DUF397 domain-containing protein, with product MFAQRRHWFKSSYSDGEGGEYIEVATCPTAVHVRDSKNVPGPHLDVAPDAWAAFVSYARQG
- a CDS encoding cold-shock protein, which produces MPTGKVKWFNSEKGFGFLSRDDGGDVFVHSSVLPDGVDALKPGQRVEFGVVAGQRGDQALSVAVLDPTPSVAAAQRRKPDELASIVQDLTTLLENITPMLERGRYPDKAAGKKIGGLLRAVADQLDV
- a CDS encoding DUF6177 family protein → MTQDVIALTPQMPDTRTLLAGLHAGGPDLRVGEAGGGSVVQLCTAGGQALVSVEAPRYVQVPGEVARLLGPDVRAESPVWWTEARATSTVEGAARLAGSVAGRLNAVHGGTVWPPEAGHTDVVTGLADAVVEATPMGVDLLTDEAAVVIQGRPVIAATTWLTDIVSNAARTGRELQIVTPPGTRLTFPARTLLDGLPSRWVVHDPECGYYDGLSGAVLHWNGERFAPAVGDSPQIADTFRPRPGTEGEQQLLLSIRTVHPADEHLLLGGALEQAWRTLTGAPPAGWSTAEPVNVPWSPRQLTDLSRTRAQRSLPTWTVAVGAPDRPAIATTRTVHTEAGVEEHITLLIGHDADAAADTLAELAEALSARHNLATMIGQLRTARADLAVPAHHEPPPVPLTFTLGPDAVTELGLDHARRALCDAAPSRLGPATRPALHYTLGDGTDPATAWQRLRQINDYVNGAR
- a CDS encoding DUF2771 domain-containing protein, which gives rise to MTVAFFSGKGRRIGVALGAVSAGLLVLSACDKPTPLATVTVGSNSVSAEAACYNDGEALKPDDVKGCLNKKAEKSVEVAMDDKVRFGVDPEIAENGWTLFINGQQAEQEPYKKTYRSIPGSAFFSSQTGETANKTQISIVETKGKKLTGIWHFELKKTS
- a CDS encoding MFS transporter is translated as MAAARSHEGPGPLRRTGRVIGHALHAPFTGTARGIRKATHAHGAGESGLGKLIELHAVNGAGDVMITVALASTVFFAVPTDEARGRVALYLAITMAPFVLLAPVIGPLLDRLPHGRRAAMAASMLTRAVLALTMSGAVATGGLELYPAALGVLVCSKAYGVVRSAVVPRLLPPRFSLVKANSRVTLAGLLATGVAAPIGAGLQMAGPAWPLYGACAVFVGGTVLAFTLPHEVDSAKGERKARLVPPHGVAVSLSTPGLPGRNGGKGAGGKRSRWARRGERGERNGERRPGLRSVGPSVLHGLQANAAHRALSGFLIFFLAFLLREHPLAGQSAAVSLGIAGVAAGAGNALGTVVGSWLRSRGPEVIVVAMLSLALGMAVLAALFFGTVMVAALSATAGFTLALSKLSLDAMIQRDVPEEVRASAFARSETALQMAWVVGGGIGISLPLNGVLGMSVAAGILALGAATSVRGLLSTARRGSPHPRVA
- a CDS encoding DUF6507 family protein, with the translated sequence MTGWDIRPSGVESILSLVGLAAEDLSKGVKGYGESVEDAALWAGTISGPYCGEAPAGPVGAAVVNFIADTQKQIRFMTARTKKSMDGTVEATTEYIEGDLAMAARAQREAAKAPTPAEIRAVGEKPGRRGGEQRP
- a CDS encoding alpha/beta hydrolase — its product is MPIVEVSPEVSIAYETFGDPADPPVLLVAGSGAQMIAWHKDFCCALAGRGRYVIRYDNRACGLSTKFDGHPVETGQLIAAVSSGDVPAALAMVPYTLQDMADDGLGLLTALGIERAHVVGSSMGGMLAQLMAIARPDQVLTLTSMMSTTGEPEYGRSSPEARAVISGPKPTDREGYVAAAEQDLVWASRRYGDPAALRELAAQSYDRAYCPAGAGRQLGAMILSGSRASALRELRVPTLVIHGLDDTLIDPSGGERTAALVPGAELLLIPDMGHDRPRELWPVLHDAIEAHTGRA